Proteins co-encoded in one Tistrella mobilis genomic window:
- a CDS encoding glutathione S-transferase family protein, whose amino-acid sequence MTSPIDLFYWPTPNGWKISIALEELGLPYTVRPVNIGAGDQFQPDFLKFSPNNKMPAIIDPEGPEGRPISIFESGAILIYLAEKTGRLMPAAPRGRYAVLEWLMFQMGGVGPMLGQAHHFRQYAPEKIQYAIDRYTNEAGRLYNVLDKRLSETEWVAGDDYSIADIAIFPWIVPHERQGQSFDERPHLKRWYETMKARPAVSKGLDVGKELRSGSATDPKAFQTLFGAAQYQKR is encoded by the coding sequence ATGACCAGCCCGATCGACCTGTTCTACTGGCCGACCCCCAATGGATGGAAGATCTCCATCGCGCTTGAGGAACTGGGCCTGCCCTATACGGTCAGGCCGGTCAACATCGGTGCCGGTGATCAGTTCCAGCCCGACTTTCTGAAATTCAGCCCGAACAACAAGATGCCGGCGATCATTGATCCCGAGGGTCCGGAAGGCCGGCCGATCTCCATCTTCGAATCCGGGGCGATCCTGATCTATCTGGCCGAGAAGACCGGCCGGTTGATGCCGGCCGCCCCCCGCGGCCGCTATGCCGTGCTGGAGTGGCTGATGTTCCAGATGGGCGGCGTCGGGCCGATGCTGGGCCAGGCACATCATTTCCGCCAGTACGCGCCCGAGAAGATCCAGTATGCCATCGACCGCTACACCAACGAGGCAGGCCGGCTTTACAACGTGCTGGACAAGCGGCTCTCGGAAACCGAATGGGTCGCGGGCGACGATTATTCCATCGCCGACATCGCGATCTTCCCCTGGATCGTGCCGCATGAGCGCCAGGGCCAGTCTTTCGACGAGCGCCCGCATCTGAAGCGCTGGTACGAGACCATGAAGGCACGGCCCGCGGTCTCCAAGGGGCTGGACGTCGGCAAGGAGCTGCGCAGCGGCAGCGCCACCGACCCCAAGGCCTTCCAGACCCTGTTCGGTGCCGCCCAGTATCAGAAGCGTTGA